The Pseudoliparis swirei isolate HS2019 ecotype Mariana Trench chromosome 19, NWPU_hadal_v1, whole genome shotgun sequence genomic sequence gttcgtacacatgttgactaatgggattccaggacttttccatgactttcaaccaaatttctatgaccaaactgaaatctcggtgtgtacatgaaaaccttttgaaaatgtagtattcaaacaatgagaattacaaagcatacaatataccttaaatgaaacaaatgagacaatagtttgattaaaagaataaacattactatacatgtttattcttagaaacacttatataaatgtttattcttttaatcaaactattatcctttatgtgcaaatccatctgtttggacTTGGCGTATGACTGCTTATAATTtgagtcttcctttcaaaaacatatgaattattttaaactcgacgtaaatgaacatgtgaatataacaaatttccatgacttttccaaaacttttgtgattcaagtataacttttccaggcctggaaattaccattttaaaattccatgacttttccaggttttccatgaccgtacgaaaccCTGTAAATCATATATGTGGCTACATTTGTCCTCTCGGCGTGTTTTTGTGACGGTGTTGAACATGACAGCAACGGGTTGAACTTGAGCTCGCTGTCAAGATAATTCAAGGTTCAACGttgatttattgtcattgcgCAACGCCGTTGCATAATGACACGGCCATCAACTGTGACATTGTCCAGTGAGAAGTGCTCGTTCTTAAAGGAGGACCAACGTTGGGAGGACTGGGAATAGAAAGAAGAGAGGGGACTttctgaggagactgaaggttTGTGGTGCAGATGTGAAAATAGGAGGCCTGTGGACGCACACAACGCGGCAGACACGAGAcccgcgaacacacacacacactgtgcgcCACGACTAACGGCAGGAGGCTCGCCAGTTGTCAAGGCAACTGGTGGGCCGTCCGTGGAGGTCCTCGgaggcaaacaggaagtggagcgagAAACAGCAACTGAAACTGAAGCGGCAGCCGAGTGTTTCGGTTCAACCGgaatgagctgtgtgtgtgtgtgtgtgtgtgtaacgaggAGACATCCGCTCTGAAAAGATGCTGAACCACAAAATGAGTGTTTCCCcctcagatcacacacacacacggctctttCGTCTTCTTTGCCGCCGCTACACGCAGTAACTCGCACACCTCGGCAACAAGACTTATTTTTCTCGATCGAGCCGAGCTTTCGCCCCGTTCTGTTTTTTATTCCGGTAAAGAAACACACCTTCCAACCTTTTTCGCTTCCTCAACGGAAGTTCACGAGAAATCTCGCGAGCCATAAAAAAGGTGGACTCTGATCTTGGAGCAGCGCATAAAAAACGCCCTAAAGCCCAGACGcctcagaataaataaaaaacccaGTCTTTATTCAGATGTACATGTGGATTCACAAGTCgtacagacagacggacaaacAGTGGCGTCGTCGCGGGTTCTCTTCTTTGACGTTTTCCTCGGAGACGCACCTCGGCTTCCACTGGGCACTGATTTGAAGAAAgcaaaaagccccccccccccctgaaaacattcatatatatatatatgtattgtcgACATCCAATCTTTGGCGAAAACGACGTCCCATATACGGACTCTACTTGTAAGTGCACTTGAGTGATTCCTTGCGTTCTGCGGCCCCGTGCCGCCGCGTTAAAAGGCCCGataagtgggggggggggggctgccgtGTGTGCGGAGCAACGCCCGGTCATCAGGCCCGTTGAGCTTCACGACCTACGAGTTGTGCAAATATCTAAAATATCCAGCTTCAGGGAGGATGCGATCACCATGACAACGTTGGCCAAGACTTAAACCGCATGggttgaaaagaagaagagaaaaaaggaaaaaaatatatatataaaaggcaGACGTTGACATCACGATCGAAGGAGAGAGTGGAACCACGTGGACTAAAACAAATCCCAAGGCACAGGGAGGGAAGCGTCCATCGAGCGAGATTCCGACGCGTCTCTGAAACAGTGATGTGCGTCCGGTGTGCGTCTCTCTCGTGGTTCGGTTCGAAAAACCGCGCCAGATTCCTATTCGCCCCGTTGGCTTTTCCTGCAGGAACTTCCTGTTTGGAGCTCTGCGGGGAGGCGGAGCGAGGACTGCGCCTTTAGCCCGCTAGCTGCTCACACGAGTCGCGTTTCTGATGCCCTCAGAAGTCATAACTTGACACGCGGTTCATATCTCTTTTTTTGGAATAAATTCATATGTCGCTGAGCAATATTAAAAACCGGCCAGCCTGCTCTGATAATACCTCGTACAAACAGACGGTCGGCTTTCCACGTTGTGCCCGAAGTTCATCGTTCTGTGCACACGGTTGAGTTCAAGGCCTCGAAAGAACATCGCATATCTTTAAAGTCGTCCCGGTTGAGGCGAGGGGCCCTGAGCTGGAGAGGATGAGAACAAACCAAAAGGGAAGACTCGTGCGTCAGTCGACTGGGAAACGGGGGAAGTTCTGAGCCGAGAGATCGGACTGTGAACAACAAAAAGGGAAACGACAGAACCGGGCTCTCGGCTGACGACGTCCCCTCAAAACCAGACGCTCCTGTTCCACGCCGTCGCCGCGAGACATTCCCTTTAAATGAGCAGCGCGACCGTTCCTCAAGTTACAACGTCTGGAACCTTGAGATTCAGTCTCCTTCCTCAAGACCCAGTGAGCTTCCGCACAAacactccgacacacacacacacacacacgagactcGTACAGAGTGCGCACAAAGACTCCTCTGCGCTTAAGTGCCACAAACTCGATCCCTGAAAGCCTCCTGCTcgtctgtgctctctctctctctctctctctaaggtGCTGAAGCTACACATACATATGAGCTTTGTAAATTATGAACGGCAGGAGGCCGAGGATGAAGGAGAACACGTGAGTGCATCGTTCAGTCTGTGCGTCCGTCATTCGCTCCGTCTGCCTGTTGGCGGATTACATTGTCCTGAGgttctgcagacacacacacacacacacacacatgcacgcactcacgcacacacccgCCTTCTCTCCACTGCAGGGGGCCAATCAGGGCTCCAGGATTGATTGTCAGTCtcccgccgctgctgctgctcacagcACTCTTTAGACGGCAGCCGATCTGTTCCTTTTAGGACGggagatttgtaaaaaaatcaaACGAAACAAACTTCCTTTGAGGAGCCGTTCGTTTGACCGGAGACTGGACACGACTAAAAACAGCAGATGGGTGAGAGGATGTCGTTTCAAACCTCCACGACTCATAATAATAACTAAAAGCcacttttctttcatttacATAAATGTGGCACATTTCTTTCATCGGGCATAATTTAAGTGTCGGGTCCAAAACGCGGGTGGTGCGACCGTGAATTCCACATGATCCTACGCTCGCACACGCGTGCATCACGCACACCCTCCGCAGCCAAACGGGTGCGGAACAATAAACGTTGAGGTCGACGCCAGTCGGACGACGGGGAGACTCCGTCGCTTCGACAGACGCTTCAATTATATCAAAAGATATCTGAAGCTCGTCGGGCTGCACATCAGTTTCTCTGATATCAGTATCTCGTGTTCTGTCGTTCCTATGCCCTGGAAGCGGCGCTGACACGCCCTCGTccgggggtcagaggtcaggagggAGCCACGTCCGAGGTTTTCATGATGACACTGGCGCGCATCTCGTGCGCGTGGCTGGCCTCGGCCGACGCGTGAGAGTTCTGGCCGTAGTCCGGCAGCCAGCCGTCGGTGTGGTAGCTGATGAGCGGCTCCGGGTCTCGCGTGCTGGTCACCCGGAAGTTGGGCTTGCTGGCGCTGACGAAGCTGGCCATGCCGGGCAGAGGACACGTGGGTAGCCTGAGGACTGATGTGCTGTAGTCCCGCCCCCAGCCTGCGCCGACCTGTCGGtcaaaacaattttttaaaaagggagaagaagaaggagattcacattaatgtcttttacttttcttgagttattttattttgcatttaatgCTCATCATTTGGTTGTATTTAGTTTGATTGTtcggtccttccctccctcctcattgggtcctactcttggagggtagatGTTTAAGTATCAACATGTGGGAagggatgggtgggaatgttgggcgggtgtgtatgtgtgctgattttatgattttattttatttgtttattattattattattatttattttctcaatgTCAAGGACTAATGtgtgtggaaaatgcaaaataaaaagttaaagaagaaggagatgaggtgcGTGGGCCAAAATCACAGGCAGGATCCCCAGAGGCTAATATCTGACGCATGTtgtggtgaaacacacacacagtagtgcCGAGTCAGCGCCTCTGTGATCCAGGAACAATACTACAATACACTgcttattgtttttaaatgcagAGAGATAGATATATCTCTCTATCAGGATTTGAAGTAAATGTTGCTACATTACCCATTATCAGTGGTACAAGTACAGGGCTCTTATCTATCTTGTAGTGtgtcggagtgtgtgtgtgtgtgtgtgtgtgtgtgtgtgtgtgtgtgtctgtgtgcatgcgcGTGTGTTCACTGAGGGTACAATGTACTGCAAAGGACAACCTCAGATCAAACTGTTAATGTTTGACAGATACAAGGCCCTCCCTTTTCTCAGTCTCTCGCAACATTACaggaaggaacacacacacacacacacacacacaccctgtttcgGCAGTAGGGTTGGAGCAGGTAAGAACCTGTTTATCCGAAGAACAGAGCAGTTAATAATTAATGCATCACTCTTTCCTTCATGTATATAATAAGTGTGTATAAAGGGACACTCACGTCTTTGGTGTCTTCTGTGTCGCTGTCTGTGTCGCTCCCTGCGGAAATAaggaatatatatgtttatatatatttttaaaaggcccAGATCGGCAGTTAATACATTAGAATTCAGGGCAACAAGTCATATTTTATTACATCCAtaagggaggaagaaaaatacgtagatgttgaatgtaaagaactaaaatatttaaagaaaagaagggaaacatggATAACTAggacgggcactcggtagagcgcataccttcgcatatcacaagagtgggcattgaattatgaacatgttggcattagttgcatgccaattggaaagagattgaccgcgctatggtaaaaataagattttgaccttttcatgaccttgacctttgacccgatcgatcccaacatctaatcaaatggtccccggataataaccaatcatcccaccaaatttcatgcgattcggtttcatacttttttttacttatgcgaataacacgcacgcacgcatacaaatacacggcgatcaaaacataaccttccgcattttcaatgcaaaggtaattataAATTGAAGCCAGAGGCTTCAAGCCATGGTagcgatggagaaaaaaaataaaagaagtgaGAGACAAAGTCAAGGAACGACAGATGGAATGATTGAAGCTGTGGAGTGATAGAAGCCACTgggcctgaatgactggttggGGAAGAGAAAAGAATGAAATGGATACACATTGTGATGCGAGATCAACAGATCTCAGGGTGGAAATGTTATTCAGAGAGCATGCATTGTTATGGATCTCTTTACCAGAGACAGCAGTCATTTCACATTATATGCGGTACTTCACTACAGTTAACTATATTATCATTAGCGTAATATAAATCATTAAGCTGCGAAGGTCCAAGTTGCATTTTCTTCCTGTCTCCGCTAAAAAGATTTACATGTGCAGGAACGGACTCCTCAGCCTGGGCAGGAAGACCCGCCCGAAGCCAGTCGATTGACAGCTTGGCCCTCCAAGGGAGAGCATAAGCAGTACGGAAGAGAATAGGGCAAAATAAAAGGGTAATAATAAGTAAATTGCATGATATAAGAACAAATAGATTGATTTCAAATGTACTCAAAACTAGTAATAGTAAATtatttgctatatatatatatatatatatatatatatacgaacaaattaatgcatttcatttattttttagaaatgaaatgtattaattTACATCTGGTTATTTGTCTATAtaattcccctttttttaaattattattatttattcctcTTTGTATTTCCATATTTATTTTCCTATTATTTTACAGAGCTTATTTTATCATTGACTATAAACTACAAGCCTGACAAGTCAGCCTAAATCAGTGTTTACATTCACGATTGTCTTTTCTGTTTCACGACTGTTGGCTATTTGCAACATTCAGCTGATTTTCTAAAGATCAGATGTGGGCACTGCATCACATGCGGAAACTTTATGTGGATGTTGGAATCGGGGATGATGTCAGATATCAACACTTCATGTCACCATCAGATTGTGGttcagatgttgttgttttacttgCTTTAAAACTGAAAACCAATAATAATCAGAACTGATTTACacttgactgtgtgtgagtcagattactcactcacacacacacacacacacacctagaaaGCTGCAGCTATGTAAGCATGGGAGCCACTACGCTCCGTTACTGTGCTCAGAACTGGTTCTCAATAACTTGGACTGCATCCATGGCACCAACCTAGTTATGCTCCTTATCATAACAACAATGCGGTGAACCACGACGcgcaagtgtgtgtttatgtgtgtgttgtctcacCGCCGCATGAAGACACAGGAGAGATCTGGAGCGGGTACGAGTGGGAGGAGCTCACAGTCTGCTCTTCGTTCTCAGTGGTCACTTCGATGGTTTGACAGACAAATGGCAGCTGCTCGCCGCTCATCACGTCGTCTTCTACTGAGCTGTGAATGGCTAAGCAGAGACATACCGGAGCTGTTATGAGGGGCTGAAGACATGAATTCACTGTAGCCCTGGAAAGTAATCATTGATGGATATATCTTAAGTATGTGGAAAGATCTAGTTACACATCCACCCACTGATAAGATAGAACGACGATATCCACAGACCAAAACAATTATTCAATAGCTATAAAATCAAAACACAGCTTTAAAAATGTATGTATGCAAGTGTatgaatataaacatatatatatatataaaaaacatatataatatatatatatacaggactctcagaaaattagaatattgtgatgaagttctttattttctgcaatgcaattaaaaaaacaaaaatgtcatgcattctggattcattacaaatcaactgaaatattgcaagccttttattcttttaatattgctgattatggcttacagcttaagaaaactcaaatatcctatctctaaatattagaatatcatgaaaaagtatactagtagggtattaaacaaatcacttgaattgtctaattaactcgaaacacctgcaagggtttcctgagccttgacaaacactcagctgttataaatcttttttttttacttggtctgaggaaatattaaaattttatgagataggattttagagttttcttaagctgtaagccataatcagccatattaaaagaataaaaggcttgcaatatttcagttgatttgtaatgaatccagaatgcatgacatttttgtttttttaattgcattacagaaaataaagaactttatcacaatattctaattttctgagacagtcctgtatatacatacacacacacagacatctatatatatatatatatatatatatatatacatacacacatacatatatctaAATAGGTATTGTGCTATAAGCAGAAATATAAAATAGGCCTCAAAGTGCAGTACGACTGAAAATCCAGAAACACATTCATGAAGAAGAATAGTGTAGAACCTGAGGCGCTGTCCGTCATGGTGAACTCTCGCGGCTCCTCTTTGATCACTTCCGTTTTGAAGATGTCCTGCATGGTGTAGTCAATGGCTCCCACGTGAGTGTCGGGAGGAGTCCTGTCTGGCGACGGAGACGCTGCCTGCTGTGAAGACTGATCAGGGCAGGAAGTGGAGAAAGAGGATCGATAAACATGTACAGAAGTGTTCCAGGAGCAGACGTGTGCTGCGATGGACACATCTGTACAAGCAGTACATGCCAAATAAAACACGGTGTCCCTGAGATAATCACGTCGTTACATTTCAACTGTGCTAATGAGAACCGAATTAAAGAGCAGGGATGTAGTGAGCGAGTGCACAGGCCTGATCACACATCTCTCATACAGGACGCATGAGAGTTGTGTGAACCGGTATTTAGCTCGacaaaaatacttctaagtgaGGCTTATGAACATACACTGATTCCAGCCAAGACCAGATCAGGACACAACCCGACATCTGGAGTATGTCAGGCATGTAAACAAGTGATTTACCCTGCCCAAACTGGACTAAACTTGCCAAACGTTAAACAAGCACTTGGTTCACTCCTCAAACGCATATTTTAATAAGCCGATGTCTTTGTGGTTTTAAGAATAATCCGTCATTCCGTTAAATTTAAGCAATGGGGAATTGAAAATGGCCGAGAGAAAGGTTAATATTCAGGACTCTTAAAGCAGCGACTGGAAGTTCCGGCGACTGGTTTTTACTCGTGCATCGCTTGGAGAGACAGAAccatgaggatgaggaagaagaagaaggtttaGTGCCTCTTCTGGCAAATGTCTGTCATGTGGGAACCCAGAGGGCATCCTTCATATAAGTAATAATTGTGCtctgctttaacccttgtgttgccttcgggtcattttgacgcgattcaatatttaaccctcctgtcgccttcgggtcaatttgacccgattcaatgtttaatgtcggtgttctttcgggagtcaacaaacaaacataaagtacctcacacttaaacttggaaaacaatattaattctaataattttctggagattttaatagctggggtcatattgacctcaagggtaaaatatgttagtaaatataaaggtaacaggcgggttaaacattgaatcgggtcatattgacccgaaggcgacaggagggtgaaacattgaatcgggtcaaattgacccgaaggcaacacaagggttaagaaagagAGCGCAACGTTTTCtcaatcaaattaaatattcatGTGATGTCCAACGTGCCACAAAGCTAGACTGGAGGACAATTTTAATGGAGGCCTGGGTGAGAAATACGAAATGTTTCTTTTCCGGCGTCGTTACGACCCGTCATGCTGCCGCTTCTTCAGCAGTGCCACGGCAAATAAaacattgctttaaaaaaaaggggcatGTGGTGCGTAAACGTCCCGTTGAGGTGTTATTGAGCTCCTGGATGTTTACCTCTTTAGTTGCTTTGGGCTTCCCCTCCTTGTCCGTTTTCTTCTTTCCTAAATGAAcggacagacagaaacacacctcTCAGGAATCTATTTCAAAAAGCCACAACGCATCTGGAGAGATCACATCTGGGAAAGTGGGTGATTTTTATAACAGGAGCAGAACTCACCTttcttcatgctcctctccgaggaggagagcatcTTGTAGACTCTGAAGGCATTCGTTCCCTTTTTGATGCTCTTGTCCTTCACCTCCTCGATGTCCGGCAGGCTGTTCATGGCACAGCGGAAGTTGGCCTTCCACGTTTTCGGATCGGGACGATCTATGCCCAGCTGGAATTTACCTGCATACGCATGGAAACAAGAGAAATGTCAAAAAGAAAATCTAGTTTTTTCTCCTGTGTATTTGCTGGGTACAACACACCATAcaaacattgttacattgttactaTGACACGAGACTGCGACttggttgttattattatttagtttgaaaACAGCTGGTATACTTACACCATCCCCCCTTTCcaaagaataaaaatatatatatagtttgaaaaaacatactttatcaaataaaaataggagttattaaatgtaataaacaCTTTTGAGTATTTACATCACCAACAAGCTAGGTCTGGGCCCTAAAgggtatataaataaataatatttcccACTGActatttaaagaacctttagAGAAGCTTCCTCTGGCCTCACCTGAATGGGAAACTCCTACAACGTGGATCATTTGGTTTTTCTTCCTAAATGGGAAGATTCTTTGAttttgcggtgtgtgtgtgtgtgtgtgtgtgtgtgtgtggttcgtCATGAAGATGAGAAACCACTGAAAGGAGAACCACTGAGTGTATACGGTTATACTTATTACCAGTATGTATGGCCCATCTCATGAAGAGCGGAGCGTCTTTCGCCAGGTCCCAGCCATGACGCGCAGCATGCATCCACGGGATCTGGAAGATTCGCTTTTCCTagagacatttacatttttgtcaGCTCTTGGAAAAAATAATATCAGcctttgtgtgtacgtgtgtgcgtgtgtgcgtgtgtatttgtttatacCTACTTTGTTAACCCATTTGAGTCCTGGTATCTGACAGGAATCGATCTGTTCCTCAAGCCAAGGTCGCATCctcattctctctactggcatTGTGTcctgagagcacacacacacacacacacatatctattaTAGATAACATTTGTATGACTGATAACAGATTACATTAAAATGATATGCAACAAGTGTTCTCTTTAAAAGTTtctatattatagtatattaaTTTCGTTTCCatcgagggggaaaaaagaaaacagggtTGTAATTAGAACAAGAAAACAAATAGTGAAACATAATGGCTACTGGGTCAACCAATGTGAGAGGGAGACACCAATTAAAGGAACAGCGCCGAGCCGACACGGCGATCTCATTGGCCGAAACCGAACCGAATATCATTTAGTATATTTCTTAAGCACATGCTGCTTAACCTAAAAATAGCACAGCTCGTGCCTTGATCAGCTTAAGATGAGGCGTCGACATCTACATGCAAAGTGAGTCTCGCCTGCACGGAGCCGGCCGCCACGTTCCTACGGTAGCCCGGagaggacaaaccaaacaccggCTCTCGATGTGGGCCCTCCACGTTCGGGAGAAGTTTCAGTCGGTCGCTATCTGCAACCTCTCGCTCGCCGCCGCCTAATCCTACACACTGCGCCTTTCAGGTCGGCTTTGATTCAAACTACCACCCTTTAGGAGCTAAACAAAAGGGAGAGTTCCATCGCTTTGATATGGGGctgtaaagataataataaaaacgccAAGCCCATGAAAGTGAACTCACTATCTTGACCGCGCCTGCAGCCAATAAAGTCAATAAAGTGACCGTCTTTGTCCGGCTGCGTTACATCTTTTTAGAACATGACATATTTTAGAAGGCGAGGcgacgaaagaaagaaaaaaagagggaagatAGCGAATGCAGCAGGTTTTTTTTATCTCAAACAGAGGGggcgaagaaagaaaaaaacgtcgCCCACCCTCTTGATTTAAGAGCAAGGTCGTGATCTCTGCAGTATGATCAAAGTCCAGTCAGCCCAGTGAGGCCGACCCTCCTTGCGCACGGTGGTTTGAGCCAACGCGCTGCCTCCTGACACCAGAACAGGTCAGACAGGGTGACATGGCACGGCATCAAGCGCAAACATATTTTCATGAGCCGCTGCCCTGTCGAAACGTCCTGCTGCAGCCGGCTTACAGGACGGGCGCCATAATCAGCTCTGCATCGACATGGCTAAACGggtgttttgaagaaaaaaaggaggtgaTATaaatacagggttcttacacattttaacCAATGaacttccatgactttaaaccaaatttccatgaccaaactgaaatctcggtataaacatgaacaatttagaaaattttgcgccggcttatattttgagcgtctttctttaaaaaatatattaattatttcaatctcggcgtaaatgaacacgtgattataacaacatttccatgacttttccaaaa encodes the following:
- the irf2b gene encoding interferon regulatory factor 2 → MPVERMRMRPWLEEQIDSCQIPGLKWVNKEKRIFQIPWMHAARHGWDLAKDAPLFMRWAIHTGKFQLGIDRPDPKTWKANFRCAMNSLPDIEEVKDKSIKKGTNAFRVYKMLSSSERSMKKGKKKTDKEGKPKATKESSQQAASPSPDRTPPDTHVGAIDYTMQDIFKTEVIKEEPREFTMTDSASAIHSSVEDDVMSGEQLPFVCQTIEVTTENEEQTVSSSHSYPLQISPVSSCGGSDTDSDTEDTKDVGAGWGRDYSTSVLRLPTCPLPGMASFVSASKPNFRVTSTRDPEPLISYHTDGWLPDYGQNSHASAEASHAHEMRASVIMKTSDVAPS